One window of the Desulfuromonadales bacterium genome contains the following:
- a CDS encoding precorrin-3B C(17)-methyltransferase, with product MPGTLFVVGIGPGGSEHITPAALQAIEGAQVVVGYRTYLDLIPQYLAGKEVVSSGMRQEVERCRQALELAAAGRTVALISSGDAGIYGMAGLVLELAEQGGYVGAPLAAPGAGQAPPLQNPVDIDIQIIPGISAVQAAAA from the coding sequence ATGCCTGGAACACTCTTCGTCGTCGGCATCGGACCCGGCGGCAGCGAACATATCACTCCTGCCGCGCTGCAGGCGATCGAAGGGGCGCAGGTCGTCGTCGGCTACAGGACCTACCTCGATCTCATCCCGCAGTATCTGGCCGGCAAGGAGGTCGTCTCATCAGGAATGCGCCAGGAGGTCGAGCGCTGCCGGCAGGCACTGGAGCTGGCTGCCGCCGGCCGGACGGTGGCACTGATCTCCTCGGGGGACGCCGGCATCTACGGCATGGCCGGGCTGGTTCTGGAGCTGGCGGAACAGGGTGGATATGTAGGGGCGCCGCTTGCTGCGCCCGGGGCGGGGCAAGCGCCGCCCCTACAAAATCCCGTCGATATAGACATACAGATCATCCCCGGCATCTCCGCCGTGCAGGCGGCCGCCGCCC